The DNA segment gccttgaaattacatattaatttctatactactaaaagaaaacttcaattgaattgaagggaattagatgagaggagaaattacaatagatagtagaaaggcaggacgcgcaggccctatttcaaaaataccaaaagactaaaagagggtccaaatatgtccataactccaaacatgcaaagactcaattaaataaatttaattggttgattacataactgtcttatgtaatatttaggttaatcacattaacttatcaaattaactttcatccaattttacttctaatcgttttatatctttatattaattcttagattaatataaccatacaaaacgttgattatgcatgtcccaattattttgatttcaattcatttaacgctttgatttacaacttggtaaaaataaacttttaaacgaattttcattcgataatcaaaacagaaaactattaatttccgaaacatgtatatatattttatattcaaaactaattttaaacacatatatatcagattttcaaaacggttgaaaagcgattttcagaaataggaaaaactacaatagatttccgttttatctttagaatcaataaaactaattttattaatctaaccataaaactaatagattttgttataatgattatcaaccgaaataattaggaacataagcataatcagttttaattaacaattaatcaaaactttatttatctttagaattaatcaatcaatactatttgtcaattaatcctaaccataaatatttattcaatcctattgaaaacttctatattttcatatatgaaataacggatttaacgatgtctctgataccactgttggaaatagggctaaggtatagcagcggaaatataaaaattttagcctacttccttttaaccataggatccgttaatcgttatttcatataaagagtaataagaagaaatacctttcgttgatcaatctaccgttgcaaacgaagtgcccacaacttcaaaggagaggtaacctgtttaccaatctgcccctattcgaaacagaccttccagacctccgaacgacaatcccttcggtggaaacgtggaagagtatgtctagaagctactgtccaaaaatcgcgacgatctgacggttcaatctccgggaatcctcgaaatagtgaactgacctgatgtaggcgaagaaaaacgaatttctcccttttgattgtttttcttctttcgtgaacacggtgaggttaaattagaatcaacccttatgagatgtaaccaaaatagattacctctaattaaccaacacaagatcaaggaaaaagagggatgaattagattaatcaatcgatggaatgccgaatgaattcttgtccacgaacttggggatgggaattcttttctctctctaactaagcaatttcgaaaatcactttaggGGAGGGTAGAGGCttaggtcgaaattcacatgtaggaggggtatatatatttgcttgtatctaaaccctagttagataggaatatgttacttaataggaatccaattcggaataggatttctaattattatcttactatatatctaatataattaggataataataaataacctagttagataataataggagtatattaatctaattaaaactcctaacatgattatctcttaattaatttaatttcacaatcctaatcaaattaggatgaatggaataaattaattccttactcaaatacatataaatttcggcccctccatgtaattgggccttactgggcttaattttgggcttccatctattaatcatatccatctctccttttggttccaagtcttatgtgtgatccattaggtccttactacttctggccgtatgcaacctattaaattaatttcttcaagaattatatttaatcccttgcataacggaatgatgtacagagtatgttattgacaagtccataatcattcccccagagtccgttaagaagacaggttgattctgtcgttaacccttccgtattagttacggtataatacgatcctttatcaactacatccttgaactgaatcttatgactatgggtaatgtcaagtcacatatagcgagacgttcattttacttgttattggccgagtcaactcaaaagataggttaagtgaaatccgaatttctactcttaagctatcaccttgcaagggtttagagtcgagtcttccacaagcgatccttggatgtatctcccattcatcgggagtgataaatgctcaatccaatgtataactaccctgacattacctcctgtgacacccaacctttgcagttcacaccccagagtcatctctgttaaggatcgtgggaccacgcgatcaaagtctcacattcagtaattcaggatgaccaattaacattcctttgagtctgaggattagttatacctattaataccaatgagatgaacatgtgacaaggatgaatctacccatcctgttatctcaagtcggatccccaatcctaatgaacaacgtttcaccggatctatgtaactgtccagatatctatatatgtgaagcttgtgagatcagctttctgtcggacagaagacattgttacatacaagtctcaacaatgatatatcaatcctaaacatatcacttgacttggggtggttttaagtttattagtttattataaagttttgtctcacttcatgcttatatgaacactttataatcactttaaacaaacttacggatttccttttattagactttatttagtgctttaaaagggattgcctttatatagttataaaacatatatcttattaaaacaaatgatataaagaacaattcatttacaataagtttgtatcctgcaacaattgtctataggacactaaaccccaacactcaGCACATCGAGATCATATTATTTAAGTCAAATTGTGCAATAAGAATATCTAACAGTACTGTTAAACTCAATTTGAAACTCCTAATAGGTTCCATTCATTGCTGCTAAACAATCCTTCCAGTAATTAAAACGACAAGATTTTTTAGCTCTCCTCGTCGGTACATACTCCGTAAATATCTTTACCTTTCTGAGACCAGCTTTAATTGCAGAAAGCTCATCCTTCTCAGGCGAAACAGTTTCAGCTGAATGAGGCGGTGATGAATCAGGCACTATAGCTCGTTGTATAGGCTCTTCTGGAGCAGTTCTCAATTCCAATAAGCTAAGTGATATCTGTAACATCAATGCAAACTTTAGAACAACAAACAAAACCAAAATTTCCGGATAAACAAACACGAAAAATACAGAGAATCCGAAAACATACACAGAGGAAGACTTGAGGCTCGAGAGAACCCGAATGAAGCGAAAGAGGGAGCCGTAGCTCCAACTCTTTTGGTTCAGCAGTAGAAGCATATTCAGCAAGATTCAGAAACACAGTTCCAATGGTAGGAACCTTGTTCATCGGCCCTCGATTCGCTCCCTGAATTAAACAACAAAATCATCCAATTACATTCAAAAACACTATAATTATGCAATCAAGAGATCATTTCTAGAGATCAGATAAGAAAATCTAATCaacaaacataatcaacaaacagagaaaaaaatgaaatcaaATCATCAAGTTCAACAGCTCCCACAACAATGGATGATCCGATCAAAATCAGAAAgatttcaagaaaaaaaaattaacactgGAAAACATTATCTAACTAATTAAACTTTTCAAGGCATTAAACAATAGCCTTCTTGTGGCTTAATTAATTACTATGAAATTAtccatcaaaaaaaaattactatgaaATTAACTGCTAATCTAATTGAAATATAGGCATTACCGCTCCTTGAAAACGGTCTAATAAACGAGGTATTAGATCCAAGGTTGGAAGGTATAAATGATATAAGGGTGATTCATATGGTGAAGGCTGCATTACTTTGCTTGAAAAATCATAACAACGTTTCTATGAGTGAGGTGAGCTTTGTTAGATTAATATTGCGTACCCACCTTCAGTTTGCTAATGTATGTGGTTGGTTTGCTTTTTATGCTAATAAAGTTTGTTTCAAATGAAAGTGGCAATGCAAGGAAAAATAATATATCTGATTTCATCAGGTAATCCTATGTTGACAATGACATGTATGTTATCAGGAAAGGGTCTGTGATTGTTTACAAACAAGTGTTGGGTCTTATGTAACAACAATATCCAGAGTTTGAATTGCCTTCTTTTAGTTTCAGTTTCTTTAATCATATTTCCAACGTAAAGTAAACTACTTAGTCTGCCACATACATGCATATATTGTGACTAACAACACTTGGGTTTCCTATGCAACTATCTAATAATGATGACGTTCAAAACTAGTGAACTCTAACTAATTAAAAATCGAGAAACATACATTGAAGACGGTAAAAGCGATCTCCCAAGGATGAAACACATTCTCTTTCTGAGGAGATAAAGTGCAGAGATTCTGAAATTCCTCATCCCATTCCACGGCGTCGTTTTCCTCGACGGAAACCTCAACTTCTTTAGTGAAATTCCTCTTTGTAACAATTGTAATTGTTCTGTATTTCCATTGATTTgtaaatgagtatatataatAAGTACAGTTCACGTTTCAGTGAAAGACTAATGCTAACTAACTATTTTATACAAACAGTAAGTGAGTAAATAATCTATTTCTCTAATATAtatctaatacacccccgtagtcgaaacgTTCGGAGGCCGAACATTGAGACTATTTCGAAAATCATCAAACAATGGTGACGGGAGACCTTTGGTGAATATGTCCACAATTTGATAGCGAGACGGTACATGGAGGACTCGAACTTCACCTTTTGCAACCCGTTCACGCACAAAATGAATGTCCATTTCGACATGTTTTGTTCGATGATGATGAACCGGATTCCCTGCGAGGTAGATGGCACTGACATTATCACAATATACAATTGCTGATTTGTGAATTGGGCAACCCAGTTCGAGAAGAAGATTTCGGATCCAGCATGTTTCGGACACAACATTGGCTACCCCTCGGTATTCTGCCTCAACGCTGGATCGAGAGAGAGTGGGCTGCCGTTTGGCAGACCAAGATATTAAGTTGTCACCAAGAAAGACACAATACCCGGAAGTTGATCGACGTGTATCTGGGCATCCAGCCCAGTCCGCATCAGTATAAGATATCAATTGGCAAGTAGATGATGCTAGCAGGGTGAGACCATAGTCAATAGTACCTTGTATATACCGAAGTATCCTTTTGAGAGCTGCCATGTGAGAGGTTTTTGGGTCATGCATAAACAGACAGATCTGTTGAACGGCATATGAGATGTCCGGCCGAGTGAGTGTAAGATACTGAAGAGCACCTGCTAGCTGTCTGTATTCTGTGGGATTTTGATATGCAGAGCCGGAAGAGATACTGAGCTTCTATTTTGTGTCGACAGGTGTAGCCGTGGCATTACATGACCCAAGGCCTGCCTTGGCTATAATTTCGGATGCATACTTTCTTTGCGACAGGAACATGGAACCCGTAGAATGAGTAACTGATATACCCAAGAAGTAGTGAAGAGGTCCCagatctttcatagcaaatTCTGAATTTAGTTTGGATAGAATATGACCCTGAAGCTTATCAGAAGAGGTgatcaacacaatatcatcaacGTACAATAAGATGTATGCAGTGTCTGAGCCATGCTGGTGAATAAACAGTGAGTGATCAGAGATGCTATGTGTGAAACCCAAGGTGGTGACAAAAGTTGCAAATCTATGGTACCATGCGCGGGGAGCTTGTTTCAATCCATACAAGGATTTCTTCAATAGACAAACATGATCAGGGTACCTAGGATCCCGGAAGCCCAGTGGTTGATGCATATATACTGTCTCATTCAGTTCTCCATGGAGGAAAGCATTTTTGACATCCAACTGCCTAATGTTCCAATTATTTGATAATGCAATGCTGAGAACTGCCCGAATGGTAGCTGGTTTGACTACAGGGCTGAAAGTCTCACCACAGTCAACACCGGACAGTTGTCCTGAACCATTACCAACCAGCCTTGCTTTGTATCTCTCGAAAGATCCGTCAGATTTggttttgtgcctgaaaatccaccaactacgaataacaTTAGCATTATTTGGATGGGGTACgagtacccacgtcttattttgaataagagcctcaaattcaTCAGTCATGGCCTGTGTCCAATTTGGATCAGATAAGGCAAAAAGTGGTGTTTTGGGAAGAGGAGAAACATTAGATGATATAGAAGCAGACAAGTTAAGTATTCTATGCGGCTTATGAATGTCGTGTTGGGCACGGGTGGTCATGGTGTGTGTGTTAGGATTGGATGCAGGAATTAAGGAATTTGGGGAGCCAGTGGGAGATGGTTCAGATGATGTTGAATGAGAATCTGAACTGCTATTAGGTGAGGATTCGTGTGTGAGGGATGGAGCATGCGATAGGGACCCAAGGGTCGACGAGGAATTAGACGCAGATGAGGTTGATTTGGACAACACGGGGACGGACGAATGAGGGGATGATGGACTGGACGACGCGGAATTGTGCGATAGAGGACTGGACGACTTAGCAGAATGGGGCGACAGGGGATCAGACGACATAGGAGATGACGCGACAGAGTCCCTGGACGACGCGGAAGGGGATGACGGAGTGGGTGTAGACTCGGATGCGGACATCGCAGGAGAGGACTTACGAGACGCTGGGGAGACGACAGACTCAACGATAGGGGAGACTGAGGTAGACGACTCGGACACAGATAAGGGAGACGCACTCGACGACTGTCGAACTACCGACGCAGGGAATAAATGTGGAGGTAGGATGGGAATTTCATGAATTTGGGAGGGGACAGTACCTTATGCGCAAGGCGCGGATTTAAACGAAAATGGATACACCGATTCATCGAAGACGACATGATGAGAACAATGATTTTGTGCTTGGTTAAATCATAGCATTTATATCCTCTATGGTTCAGTGGATATCCAAGGAATACACATGGGAATGAACGGGCTTCAAGCTTATGTCGTGATGTGGATGGAATAAGAGGGAAACATAGACATCCGAAAACCCATAGATGAGTGTAAGTGGGATCTTTTTGGTAGAGTATTTTAGTGGGAGATTGATAATTTAGGATTTTGTGAGGATAGATGTTAAGTAAATATGTGGCAAGTTCAAGACCATGATGCCAGAAATGGAAAGGAATGGATGCATGAT comes from the Euphorbia lathyris chromosome 5, ddEupLath1.1, whole genome shotgun sequence genome and includes:
- the LOC136229925 gene encoding uncharacterized protein, whose protein sequence is MANMSTSNGSGSRLTVEIRWKGPKFALSSFRRTVKRNFTKEVEVSVEENDAVEWDEEFQNLCTLSPQKENVFHPWEIAFTVFNGANRGPMNKVPTIGTVFLNLAEYASTAEPKELELRLPLSLHSGSLEPQVFLCISLSLLELRTAPEEPIQRAIVPDSSPPHSAETVSPEKDELSAIKAGLRKVKIFTEYVPTRRAKKSCRFNYWKDCLAAMNGTY